In Kryptolebias marmoratus isolate JLee-2015 unplaced genomic scaffold, ASM164957v2 Scaffold35, whole genome shotgun sequence, the sequence gtttttactttcaggTGGGTTCTACGCAGCAAAGTCTGCCTCATCTTTAAACTCCAAAAGGCAAGTGGTTTTAGACCAAGGTTCTTCTTTGTGCTAAACTTCTTGTTCCTGAGAGAGAGGGCCGTGGAGGAGTTCCTCTCAGATGAACGTCCTGTTGAGACCGATGATCACGAGGTCTGCGGTGGGCGTTTCTCTGAGCCAACTCCTTAAGAGAAGCTGATCTGAGCTCAGCCAGGAGCTCTCTGTCTTAGCTGCCTCGAAGTTTCAGGAATTTCTATGTTTGAAATCTCAGTTCAGACTTTAGCATAAAGACTCACCGTTGATGGATTATTTTTGATGACTGTAAACAGTTTTCACTCCTACTGTTTTTGTCAACATGTCAGTTTTACTTGTGGTTAGTTCCTTCACTGCAGGTCTTTATGATGActttacaaactaaaataaggCTGAAAATGAATTCTTCCCAGGTTTTATATTTCACTCTAAGTGCCTACCTGGATATCAGCCTGTGCACATACTGTATTTTCATGATTATTTTGATGATATAtacagtaatcattggttgtaatGTTGTTCTGATTGTGGTTATCTGTGTGAACAGGAGTTTACATGAACCTATGtacctgtttctgtgcagcctgtTTGTAAATGAACTGTATGGGAGTACAGGCTTGTTTCCCTTCctgctgatccagattctgTCAGATGTTCACACTGTTTCTGCTCCGCTCTGCTTCCTGCAGATCTTCTGTCTTTATACTTACGGGAGTGTGGAGTTTACTAACCTGGCTGTCATGTCTTATGACAGATATGTTGCCATCTGTCATCCTCTGCAGTATAAAGCAATAATGTCTCAGAGGAGAATCGTTTGTCTAATATCTGTTATATGGCTGCCTCCTTTCTTAGCCGTCAGTGTCACGACCTTTCTGacttcctctctgcagctctgtgggaACGTTAATAATGACATTTACTGTAATAATCACTCCATCATTAAACTGGCCTGTTCTGAGCCCAGAGTCAATAATATCTATGAGCTTGTTATGACTTTTCTGACCGTCTGTGTTCCAGTATCTGTGATTCTTTACACCTACATGAGGATccttaaagtttgtttctctgGCTCCAAACAGACCCGACAGAAAGCCGTCAGCACCTGCACCCCTCACCTCGCCTCTCTGCTCAACTTCTCCTTCGGGGTTTCTTTTGAAGTAATTCAGAGCAGGTTTAACATGAACAATGTTTCCAGGATATTACGAATACTTTTATCCTTGTATTTCCTTACCTGCCAGCCACTTTTTAACCCTGTTCTGTACGGTCTGAATTTGTCCAAAATACGTGACACGTGTAAAAGACTCATCCTGCAATCTGTGAGAAAATTTTAACAACTGAGTAGATTTGTTCAGctaaagaacaaaaagtgaatattaaattaaatttccgTGTTCATCTTTACAagtgtttgtcatgttttcttcagataaataaactttataaataacAAACTGTGGTACAAACCTTGTACAACAATCAGTTTAAGTTTTGTCTTCTGATTTACATTCATATTTAGTAATTAATCaggtctttttctttaaaatgactttcAAATGGAGACATTTAATCTTCAGAAGTGTAATAGATATAATAAAATCATGGCAAAGGAACTGgctttaaaatttattaaaacgaCAACACAGCAAAGTTTGGGcagtataaaaacattttaaaacctaactCAGCTCTTTTGAAATgtaagtttttaaatcaaactttaactcaaAGTACTTAGCAGGCATTCAAACTGATAAACactaataaaagtaaattttcagggacataaataaaaaaggctgtcaggttgggtggagagaGCGGCGAACCCAATGCGCACTCATCGCggttccaggaaaaaaaaaaattacaaataaaagaacaaaaacaaaaaactgacaaggcagcaaaaccaaacaataagaAAGATTGAAAGACGAGACAAGACGAGACAGCGAGTAAACAGgtatgaccgggttttaaagcagagggtaattaggagAAGAGGGCACAGGTGAGCGATTacaaactaggagcaggtggagatgggcgtggcaggtaaacaggtgacagaggagaagtgaataatgacaggaacacaaggagCAGACGACCTACCTCTGCGCGGACGCCTTGGGGTTGTGTTCGGTGACTGTTGGCCTGGGACTGCTATGGCCCTCTGGTACGTCTGAAATGCCATGAcaggacatgtttttttttttttaaaagacaaccAAAGTACAGATAGTTTGTTTGTGTCTACATGGTGGGGGTGATGTGTGGCAGGGAGGtcgggggggagggggggtccgTGATGTTATGCTTTCATTTGAGGTCTTGGGTGATGATGGTTCCACAGAGATGACTGGGGAGTCACAAAGAGTGAGGGCAGAAACACCTTTTGTGCCTTTAGGAGAACTGGCTAACGTGTCGCCTGACTTCTGCTGCATCAGCTGATAACTTCAAAACTCAGGTGACCTTGGATGAAACACTGACCTTCACTGAGCTTTGAGCCTTAATCTGCCTCCTTATGTGGTTCTGAGGTCTTATCAGCCTCTGAACTGGTCCCGCAGTTTCTGATTCAGTAAGGCACCTTCGATCCTGGGTGATAAGAGAAAGAGCAGTTTGGGTCTGGTTATCATATTTTAACCTGATGCAAGTTTGATAATCTTCATTTTCATGTTGATATTTCCTGATTCATTTGACAATCCGGCAGAATTATTAGCATCCTTCTCATCCAAATTCCAAAACTAAGACTGTATCAATTAGTCTAAATTCTTGCTCGGGTAAATCCAGAATCAACTTCCTGtccaaataatttattttagtttaaataaacacataatcACTATTTTACTTTAGATCATTAAATTAtgaattattactttattttgttttgttaaatcatCATTCCAAGTAATAACTTATGACAGTCATTCCTCAGAATATTATTCCCAAATATCTCAGTGTCAATTTATTGTGTTGATTCCGTTGTTGTTCATTgttaattgaatttttaaatgtagtttatttttgtaataaaacgtTAAAAGACAAATTTGGTAGACAAAGACAAAGTTACCGAAGGAGACATGTTCAtgatacaaatataaaacaattgcAAAGTTCTGTAATGGAGTCGCAATTAAAGTTCTATGacagctaaaatgtaaaaatattacaacctGGGgcaaatgttaaatgtttctgtgaacATCAGagattttttcacatttctgtttcaaGTGATCCTTGCTgttgtttcaaactttttaatCACAGCAAAGGTTTGTGCAGCATATCAGAACAAAATCCAGAGAGTATTTTACATGGagtaaattattacatttatttagtgATTGTAACTAATTTAGGTTTGCTGTCAGAGTTTTGGGACTCATCATTTTTATTGGAGCTGGAGGTCAGCGGGTGTTTCAGACATCCGAGGCGTCGTCGTGTGACGCCAGCTTTGTTTCCTAAAGGCTTCATGTTGAGATGAAGAAAAGGTTtgatttttagctcagtgtttaaaatgtttcaggaagTGTTTAAAAGCTAAGATGTTTAATGTCTGTCATAAAGGTGGTATTTGAAGAGCTTCTTTTAAACTTGTCAACCTGCAGATGGAAATGATTGTGTGTGAATAAATCTGGCACATTTACATGATgtgattgtttcttttaaataaatcaacttaaaTTCAGTATTTTCTGACGCAGTAATTGTAATGGTTTCAGAACCACTGCATTAATGCCAAACTACATCCAGCAAATGATAGATTTCATCACTTTGATTTAACTTTATCTTACAAATTTcaccaacaacaaataaaccaTGAGGTCTCTGTGTTGTAAAGGTTTCTGTTTAATTCAGCCAAATAAAGAACGTCCGAGCACTGACTGCCACTCAACATGAAAATAACTGATCACATCATCTCAGTTTGACAGAGAACAGACTTCTCCACATGCTGCGTATCTTAGACAGCTTCAGGCCGTACATTAAAGGGTTAAAGAGCGGCTGACATGTCAGGAAGTACAACGATAAAAAGATTCTTAAAACATTTGGACCATTATTCGTACCAAACCTGCTctgtaaaacatcaaaacaaacccCGAAGGAGAAGTTGAGCAGAGAGGCGAGGTGAGGGGTGCAGGTGCTGACGGCTTTCTGTCGGGTCTGTTTGGAGCcagagaaacaaactttaaggATCCTCATGTAGGTGTAGAGGATTAAACCAACTGGAAGAACAACCGCCAAAGTGGTGCTAAGAAGTCCATAAATATTATTGACTGTAGTATCAGAGCAGGCCAGTTTAACAATAGAGTAGTTGTTGCAGTAAACCTTGTTGATGATGTTTCCACACAGCTGCAGGGAGAAACTCATagatgtgaaaacacaaactccaagaCATGAAATGAGCCATTCtgatacaataaaaacagcaactttgTGAAATGTCATGAGTGTGTTGTACTGTAGAGGATAACAAATGGCCAAATATCTGTCATAAGACATGATGGTTAAATTGAAGAATTCTATAGCGGAGTAGACATGAACACAgtaaacctgcagaaaacaaagtgGACCTAAAATAATGTGAATGTCAGAGAGAATCTGAATCAGCAGGAATGGAAACAAGCTTGTGCTCCCTAACAGCTGATTTACAAACAGGATGCACAGAAAGATGTACATGGGTTCATGTAAAGTTCTGTTCATGCAGATAACCACAATCAGCAGAACATTGGATCCAActataacaacaaataaacagaaaatgatcacaAAGATTAAGTATTTAAACATCTTAGTGTCAAAGTAAGTACtaagaataaaatatgagaCCTGTGTTGAGTTCATCATGATCCTattttgctgtaaaacaaagtCAGTCTGTTTAGTAAAACTGCAGCAAGTAGAGGTTATTTAGACAGTGATCTTTATCAGAGGTTAGCAGAAGCATCGagacaaacagcaacaatcAGCTTACAGTAcattagaaaataattatttaagaCAAACACCTTTCCGCTCTCAAATCTGAAGTCATTCAGGTGAAAACTACAGTTCAGGATGTTACAACACAATGAGTTTATGTGATCTGAACGTTTCATCTgcctctgctgcttttaaacgtTGGAGTTTCCTCCCACATCAGCACCATGATGTCATTATTACACAACTATTTCTCTGTCTAATGGATCCTTCCTGTTGCCTGATGCTGTGCGTGTGcacgtgtttgtttatttgttagcaacacatttcatcaaccactggaatgattttcaacaaaactgtcagaaagaaactgtttttaagttTGTGGACCAAAATGCATGAAATAGAACCAGATTTAACTGGATTTTTATAGCAGAGATTGTGCTGTTGTGTCAAAAACAGAATCTGGAGgtgattacagaaaaaaacttatttattctttacctgtgtaaaaagctaaatttattgTAGAACCACTGCTCAACATGGGGCGTTACTCAGCAGTTCTCAGCTACTTCTCATAAACCTGCTGGTACTCAGTTTTACCAGGTGTTATCTATGGCCTAATCTGAAGCTACATTACTCACAGGACATCAGTTGAAAACAGAAAGGCACGACTCGCTCTGCAATGTTTCTGATTGGGCCAAATATAAGGAATCAGGTGACACATGGCTCAAGAGGAACAATGATTGGTTCAAAGGTAACCACAAGGAGCTAATTGACGGCACAGAAGGGCGAATGCCAGGAATCTGATCAGTGGTACTGAGGGCCAGGCAGGCccagacaggcagagttggtAGTGAGCTGAGCTGACTTCTCCTTACTTTCTTTGGAGGTTTGGACTGGTAGTGGTTCAGCTCAGCCTTAAATACCAACTGGTGTCATCAGGAGTTATTGGTGGCAGTTGCGTGGTGGTGTGGTCAGTTGTGGCAGGACCGCTCAGAGGACCTCTCCACAGAATTGCCACTTTaaagtggggtgggggggtttgATCACCCTTGTGACCCTGCGGTCTTTGTTGTCTGGGGCATGGGTCCCCATGGCGAACTGGTCTCAGGTGAGGGGTCGGACTAACAGCGATTCAAAAACCTTGATAGACGAACATCATAATTATCATGATACCTTGGCCAGAAAAGGGAAAACGGGGCACCCCCCTCTTGGAGCCAGGCTTGGGGTGGAGCTCACTGGCAAGCACCTGGTGGTTGAGCCTTGGCTCCTGGGACTCGGCTAGGCCAAGCCCAACAGACAACACAGGATGCCACCTTCACATGGGCCCACCACCTGCGAGAAGGACCGTCGAGGGAGGGTGCCATGTGAGATGGGTGGCAGGTAAGGGAGGGTCCTTGCCCATGTTGATTCCTAGCAGCATAAATTAGCTCTAGGGAGATGGAACATCACCTTACTATTGGGTAAGGAGTCAGAGCTTGTGTGTGAAGTTGAGCAATACTAactagatatagttgggctcaGCTCTATCCAGCTCTGCCCATGTGGACAATGGTGGCGTTACCTGGAGGGGGTTAATTTGGAGCAAGGCCTTCCTATTTGAACCCGAGTggtgttctgtttctgtcataACTCGAGGGTTTCTGTCCaaagagcgagaccaagaccagacacggagacgaggattaaggtaagtgcgtttatttacaggtgtgacTATGTACAAGGATCGTTTCctgaaggagtctgcaagagaaggagaactgggtgagtctcgggtacagttctgatttccaagatggttgcgaaggttacaatgtctctttgtttgcttacaggtcctagcGGGAGATTGCGGCGTCGAGGAGAAGCGAGGCGGttccagtggtttccaaagagGAGCCAGGTAGCAGCGAGGTAGGTATCCGTGAATATCCAGGTAAGTGGTTCTTCCGacccgtagtcgtggcgtggcaaaacctGAAtcgtaggcacaaacagagaatGTGAGAAACTTAAGAGCATCAGTTAGGTTAGACACtgtggcggagaatctaacccagaaggtttgatgctccagcgaagatctgatcccagcctgctgcttaagtaccagCTGATCTCATCattggaaactggaacacctgtggaggaatgattagtggcactgcccagaaggcggagccaaccccagatcctcacagtttCTGGACTTGTGTGCTCGGCATGGGCTGTCCATAATGAACACTGTGTTCAAGCATATGGTGGTTCATAAGTATACTTGGTACCAGGCCATATTAGACCAAAGGTCTTTGATCGATTTTGTAATCGTGTCATCAGATCTGCGGTcttatgttttggacactcaggtAAAGAGAGGgtcagagctgtcaactgatcaccacctggtggtgagttggatccaGTGGTAGAGGAAGCTGCTGGACAGACCTAGTAAACTCAAACAGGGTGTGAGGGTGAACTGGGAACATCTGGTGGAGCCCCCTGTCTGTGAGAGCTTCAACTCACACCTCCAGGAGAGTTTTTCACATGTCCCATGGGAGGTTAGGGACATGGAATCCAAGTGAACCATGTTCAGAGCCTCTATTACAGATGCAGCTTCCAGGAGCGGTGGTCTGAGGGTCAATGGTGCCTGTTGCGGTGGAAACTGGAggacccgctggtggacaccagaGGTGATGGAGGtcatcaagctgaagaaggaggcCTTTAGGGCTTTACTGTCGTTGAGGACttttgaagcagctgacaggtacagggTGACCAGAAGGACTTCAACTTCTGGTCTGAGTGGGGAACTGCTGACCCAGACTGGGGTTATTGTTGAGTGGTGGAAGGAGCACTTCGAGGATCTCCTAAATCCTGccaccatgtccacctttgGGAAGGCAGATTCTGGGCACTCAAGGGAAGATGAGTTCATTACCATGGCAGAGGTCACCATGGTAGCCAAAAAGCTCCCTGTTGGCAGGGCGCCAGGGGTGGACGAGATTCGCCATGGgatgctgaaggctctggacgTTTTGGGGCTGCCATAGTTGACACGTCTCCTGAATGTCACATGGAGGACCGGGACAACGCCTGTGGAGTGGCAGACCAGGGTGGTAGTGTGGAACAGGATGCAGAAAGCGGTAAACAGGAGTTATGTTCGCGTGTGTGAATATCTGGTTGTTATTGCCagaactttccagaacagtGGATTTGTGATAACAGACATTTCCTGGAAAACAGTATGTTTGTTCTGGGTTGAGTTGAGCTAGACTCAGCCAGCTGTTctggctggtttcctgtaagtgttGTAGAAATTACGTAagtggtcagaagtatgcaatacacaccaatgtattttgtctgtatgaATACGccctgtttcaaagatacttaGGGATTTTGGGGGCAAGCTGATAAAGAGCGAATTGTGTCAATAAAAATCCCCCGTATTTGGCTGAAATCCAACGAGAGTCTCTGACTATCATGTCGGTGTGAGACATACCTTTTTTTCACCTACAGTGgttcccatttttttaaacagggaCCAGGGAGTGTGTTCTAACTATTGAAGGATCACACTTCTCGACCTACCCATAAAAGTTTACTCTAGGGTGTTGGAAGGGAGACTCCGACCGATTGTCAAACATCAGATCCAGGAGAAGCAGTGTGGCTTTCACTCTGGTTGTGGAGCAGTGAACCAGATCTTCACACTTGCAAGGTAGCTAAGGGGTTCATGGAAGTTTgagtctccagtctacatgtgttttgtagatctcGAGAAGGCTTATGACTGTATTCTCTTTGGCATTCTGTAGGAGTATGAGGTGCCAGGGCTGTTTTTGAGGGCTATCcggtccctgtataaccaaagcaggagctgtgtctgcattcttggcacaaagtcaagctcatTCTGGAGCgggttggactctgccaggACTGTCCCTTGTCTCCAATcgtgtttgtggtgttcataaACAGGATCTTGAGGCGCAGTCGTGGagaggagtgtgtctggtttgtgaacctcagggtcttgtctctgctttttgcagacaatgtggttctgttggcctCTTCAGGCCATGACATTCAGCGTGCACTGGGTCAGTtcgcagccaagtgtgaagctgttgggatgagagtcagctcctctaagtccaaCGCCATGGTTCTCTACTAGAAATGGGTGGAATAATTACTTCAGGTCGGGAATGAGTCTGCCTCATGCAGAGGAGTTCAAATATCtgggggtcttgttcacaagtgatggtaggatggagagGGAGATGGATCTTCCAGGTGCATATCTGCtgatctgcagtaatgagggcgttgcttcgatctgtcgtggtgaagaaagagttgagtttAAAGGCCAAACCTTTGAtttacattccaaccctcacctgtggtcatgaggtttggatcaggactgaaagtACTAGATCcaggatacaagcggctgaaatgagcttccttcgtagggtggcTAGGATCAGCATTAGCGTTAAGGTGAGGAgtcaaaaggagtcagttgaggtggttcaggcatctcaTTAGGAAGACTCCTGAACGCCTCTCTTTCGAGGTCtttcgggcatgtcccactgggaagagacctcagggcagacccagaactcgctggagggattatgtatcctctctggcctgggaacaccttggatcctccaagaggagctggagagtgttgcttgGGAGAGGGAtttctgggtttccctcctggacctgtccCCTCCACaacccaaccacagataagtggtagaagatggagATGGAGATTCCTGTGTTTTTCATAGCAGAGAAAAACACGAGAATCTGACTCCTGTGCTCATCTTATGAGGCTTTCAGCTTCCCAGGTTATTTCAATGGTACACAACGAGGGCAGGATTCcttcagaatatttttaacaaaattttcTTTGTTGATGTTCCTCCTAAATTAACCAGGTTCTCCTGATCTGCTTGGGCTCTGCTTGGGAGAAACTTGACCGGTGGATGACATGCAGCAGCAACAGGTCTGCTGATGAATGTAGAAGTATTGGACAGACaggatttgtatttttatagtttAGGGGAGCCAGATAAGGGGCTACATGCTACAACTATCAGCGCTGccttcttctgtatcttatctatcaccacaatatCCGGTTGGTTaaccatcagctgtttgtcagtctgatAGTGGTGATGGATGTAGACAACCCAAGAGATTGTAAcatcaggagaagctggagaaacaccaagggctgaaagaggaaacagagaagctgtggagagtcaaggcctcagtggtaccagtggtcatcggacccccaaactggaagagtggctccaacagatcccaggaacaaccccagagatctctgtccagaagagtgcagtcttGGGAACAGCTAGaatactgaacagaaccctgaagctcccaggcctctggtagaggacctgaggttgaagtgaaagtggatcCACCCATGTGGAACAAGTAGGGTCAGATGGAACTTTTTATAtatacagagagagagatacAGTGTGAATTTTTTGGTACATATTTAaaccaattttattttacaaaaaatattttttcccccatgaaTAGTAAAAATATGAGAAACTTTTCAAAGATGTTGACCTTGGATTAGGA encodes:
- the LOC108229039 gene encoding olfactory receptor 10A6-like, which gives rise to MMTLQTKIRLKMNSSQVLYFTLSAYLDISLCTYCIFMIILMIYTVIIGCNVVLIVVICVNRSLHEPMYLFLCSLFVNELYGSTGLFPFLLIQILSDVHTVSAPLCFLQIFCLYTYGSVEFTNLAVMSYDRYVAICHPLQYKAIMSQRRIVCLISVIWLPPFLAVSVTTFLTSSLQLCGNVNNDIYCNNHSIIKLACSEPRVNNIYELVMTFLTVCVPVSVILYTYMRILKVCFSGSKQTRQKAVSTCTPHLASLLNFSFGVSFEVIQSRFNMNNVSRILRILLSLYFLTCQPLFNPVLYGLNLSKIRDTCKRLILQSVRKF
- the LOC108229040 gene encoding olfactory receptor 10A3-like; this encodes MMNSTQVSYFILSTYFDTKMFKYLIFVIIFCLFVVIVGSNVLLIVVICMNRTLHEPMYIFLCILFVNQLLGSTSLFPFLLIQILSDIHIILGPLCFLQVYCVHVYSAIEFFNLTIMSYDRYLAICYPLQYNTLMTFHKVAVFIVSEWLISCLGVCVFTSMSFSLQLCGNIINKVYCNNYSIVKLACSDTTVNNIYGLLSTTLAVVLPVGLILYTYMRILKVCFSGSKQTRQKAVSTCTPHLASLLNFSFGVCFDVLQSRFGTNNGPNVLRIFLSLYFLTCQPLFNPLMYGLKLSKIRSMWRSLFSVKLR